In Dromaius novaehollandiae isolate bDroNov1 chromosome 4, bDroNov1.hap1, whole genome shotgun sequence, a single genomic region encodes these proteins:
- the CASP3 gene encoding caspase-3, translating into MTDVRDGRQSGEDLADARSFPGSKGKSLPFSKSMDSGMLPDYSYRMDYPEMGECVIINNKNFHRETGMLPRSGTDADAASVREVFMKLGYKIKLNNDLSCRDIFKLLKNTSEEDHSKRSSFVCVLLSHGEEGLIYGTDGPLELKALTSLFRGDRCRSLAGKPKLFFIQACRGTELDSGIETDSGSDEPMCQKIPVEADFLYAYSTAPGYYSWRNAAEGSWFIQSLCRMLREHARKLELMQILTRVNHTVAEYESSSTRRDFNAKKQIPCIVSMLTKEFYFPC; encoded by the exons ATGACAGATGTAAGAGATGGACGACAATCAGGGGAAGATCTGGCAGATGCAAGATCTTTTCCTGGTTCCAAAGG AAAGAGCCTGCCTTTTAGCAAATCCATGGACTCTGGAATGCTGCCAGACTACAGTTACAGAATGGACTATCCAGAGATGGGAGAATGTGTAATAATAAACAACAAGAACTTCCACCGAGAGACTG GAATGTTACCTCGTTCAGGTACAGATGCAGATGCTGCAAGTGTCAGAGAAGTTTTTATGAAGTTGGGATATAAAATCAAGCTTAACAATGATCTTTCATGCAGAGACATCTTCAAACTACTGAAAAACA cTTCTGAAGAAGATCACAGCAAGCGAAGCAGTTTTGTTTGTGTATTGCTAAGCCATGGTGAAGAAGGACTCATCTATGGTACAGATGGCCCTCTTGAACTGAAAGCACTAACAAGCCTTTTCAGAGGTGACAGGTGCAGGAGTTTGGCAGGAAAACCCAAACTCTTCTTCATTCAG GCTTGTAGAGGGACAGAATTAGACTCTGGTATTGAGACAGACAGTGGATCAGATGAACCAATGTGTCAAAAAATACCTGTAGAAGCAGACTTCCTATATGCATATTCTACTGCTCCAG GCTATTACTCCTGGAGAAATGCAGCTGAAGGCTCCTGGTTTATTCAGTCACTGTGTAGAATGCTGAGGGAACATGCAAGGAAACTTGAACTCATGCAGATTCTAACTCGAGTAAATCACACAGTGGCAGAATATGAATCCTCCTCAACTCGGCGGGATTTTAATGCAAAGAAACAGATTCCATGCATTGTTTCTATGCTCACCAAAGAGTTTTACTTCCCTTGCTAA